In the genome of Xiphias gladius isolate SHS-SW01 ecotype Sanya breed wild chromosome 1, ASM1685928v1, whole genome shotgun sequence, the window TTAATCCAAAGAGACAACAGTCCTCATCACTGAAGACTTTTCTCTCAAGGagtgaaacatgaaacacagtAACACATAAAACCCAGGTCAGTGTATCTCGTCTCTCAGTCACAGACTCGCTTTCTCCTGTCAAAAACGTTTCCGCTGAAAGTatctttcagtgtttctgagCTCATCGTcgacagattttctccctggttcgTTTCTGTGAACTCGTTTTCAAGTCGTCACGGATTAATTTCaaacagaaactcctgcaggttaaactggactaaccGCTGACTCTGACAGACTCACTATAAACTATAACCAGACTGAAAAGACTCTGTTCAAAGACATTATCTGATATCGTCAACTTGTAATTTCTCGTCCTTGAATATAAGGAGACCCCCACTCTTTCAAACCTCATTTCCAGAAAAAACATCCTCCTTTATTCGGGCCACTGAAGTAACAGAAACCCACTAgaagaaacagaataaaagtcCAACAAATCCTGGGTGGCCGGCAGGTGCCTCTGTCCAGGTGAACTTCCTCTGTTCTAGCACTGACGGCGTTCTCTCCTTTGTCTCAGTGACTGTCGCCTTGACCGACTCCCACTTTACTCACGGTACGCTTCGCTTTACAAATGTGCGCCGTCTTGAGAGACGCGAAGCGAGAGCTGGAGAGTCGGAGACGGGAGTTTCATGTGTTACCTGCTCCGTCAGAGTACAGCCTGCTGCAGTCAAAGGAAAACATACCCTTGAATGAATTATTCTAACTTAGCGTCCAGTTATCGACAGACAGCGTGTTGCCCAACAAACCTTCTTGTCTCTGATGGTGTCGAAACAGGCCGTCTGGATCCTGTTGCCGTGGTCGTGGAGACCCATGTGACGCAGCATCATGACGGCGCTGAGCAGCAGAGCGGTGGGGTTCGCCATGTCCATGCCGGCGATGTCGGGGGCGGTGCCGTGGACCTGCGGGGCCGACACACAGAACCACACTCTCAGATTCTAGTTTTCAACGTCGTCTGTTCAGGTTCAGTCACAGCTTTGACTTTCTCTGCACAAAGTTGAGCTGAAAACATCAGAGTTTCTCCAGATCCGAACCCTGACTGAGGCCGTTTGTAAATCCACCTGAACTCCAGATCTGCAGATGGAAGCAGGTCCCTCACTTCATTCAACGTATCAACGTtctgatgttttccttttttctgtttgtggttCATCTCATTTGTTCTAGTtccatctactgtatgtgtccaGATTTGTTCTGTCACCTGATCGTCAAAATTCACTCCACCGAAAACGAGTGGTTCCATTTTGATAAGTGATTGTCTTGTATCAATCACGTCGAACCCTCCTACATCTCCATCTTTATAGACTCGTGTTGTTTGTCCAAACTCAACTCACAACCTGATCTTAGACTGTGGTGCAGATGGAGTTTTAAAGATCACGTTCACTGACTAAGACAGTGTTCGTTACACTCAACAACCTGACCTTCTGttgtctcttttgtcttttcataaaCTGTCACTAATAAGTAAACACACCGACTGATTATTGAAGTATTAAGTTGCATAAACACAGATCTGAAAAGagctttaaattttaataaaaggGAAACAAACCGATTCAAATATGGCCACTCCGTTTGCACCGATGTTCCCGCTGGGAGTGACCCCGAGTCCTCCGATCAGACCGGCACATAGATCGCTGTAACACAAACCATCACCTCCACATTATATTCATCGGTCACGCTGTAGCTGCAAAGCTGGGAAATACAGTGGgctccaaaagtctgagaccactatCAAGATTCTTCTATTTTGCACTTGTTATGAATAGAATACAaatttttcattacaaatgatGACATCAGCTTTAAGTGAGAAgttgaatatttgaaaaattacatttcagaatATCTTAGTATTTGGTATGTCCCCCTTTTTCTCTAAAGACAGCATgcatggactccacaagttCGGGAAAGTCTGATGAGGCGTGTTCTCCCGGTGAGACCTGACAATGCTCCGAAGAGCTCCTCGTGGTCACGGAACGCTTGGCTTCCATCAGTGTTCGATGGAACGCGTGCGGCTCAAGGAAATCTGTGAACTTGGTCAATGACCCCAAATCTGATCAAATCTGATCGCTGACCTAGAAACTGCAGAATCCTAAATTAGAGATTTTCAGTGTgctctcagacttttggaccccactgtatgttttacacacacacacacacacacacacacacacacacacacacacacacacacacacacacacacacacacacacacacacacacacacacacacacacacacacacacacacacacacacacacacacacacacacacacaaactgacctCAGAATATCTCCGTAAAGGTTGGGCATGACCAGGACATCAAACTGGGTCGGATCCTGAACCATCTGAAAGACCGGAACATCAGGAAATACATTTCAGtacttacatttaaaaaacatcagcagcacagacagaaatgttcGACTGTCAGTAGACATGACATTCTGGACATTACTACATGTAATTGTCACTTTCAAACATGGACCACAGGTCCTCACTCTGGTTGGTGACATTATTTCTGTAGAGACATTAAGTCCTCGTTTGGTCAGAATGTGTCAGGTCATTACTCAGTAAACGTACATTGAGGCACACAGTGTCCAGGTACATCTCAGTGAACTTGATGTCTTTGTAGTTCTCAGCAACCTCACGAcattttctcagaaacaaaCCATCTGACATCCGcctggacagagagacagagacggttaaaaagagagacaggcagagacagacagagagtcgCTGATACAGCAGGGGGCGCTGTGGCATTTTACTAAGAACAGGAGTTCCAACCAGACACCACTGTATTAGAAGACAACAACTGATCCTTCTACATGAAAACAGAAGCACTTCAGACCTGAAGAGATAATGGATCCTGACACTCGGTGAGCTCTGCTGCCGAGCCACGCTCCCGATCAATGAGCACATTTTTACAGCGTCTGTGCTCGTACTGCAGAATATCCTACGTTTAAACACACGCTGTGGAAAGGTCCAACGATTCCAGCACATCGGAGGGAAGCGAAAGAAGTGTCACCGTGACTGGACACCATTTCAAACCTCTTGCAAAAAATACCGCAATGTAAAACCGGTTCATTGTAAGATATGGAAACAAACACTAATCTTCCAGGCTGGGTTCCTAAAGATGCTCCTTCAGTGGGAGGAGGGTATACAGAGGTGTTTGAACCTTTACAGCCATCACTGACTGGAAAATGACTTTATTTTGATCTTTAATATACAGAAGTCCTGTCTGCTTAGCTTTGTTTTCTGGCTGTGTGTAGTGGTGTCATACTTGACTTACTTTTATAGGATGACTTTAATTTCATTGAAATGATGTAACTGTTAATACTCagaacttcatttaaaaaactgttcaaTTAGAAAACATAAAGCAGCACCAGTTTTTAAAATACCTCTTAGGTGCTAAAATATCCAAATATTATATTGAAGATATTAGAAATGATGTCGTCATGCTTTTTGGCCATCTATATTGAATTGCAATATTCAGTCATTAGTCAATACTGTGACTTCAGACTGCAGTTGGACTGTACCGAGATCCAGAGTCAGCTTCGTCTCCAGGGCCGGATCGTTTCATTGCTCAGCTGAAAGATGTTTCACGCCTGACAGGCGGCTGAGTGTAACTGAAACTCTGCTGTGAAACTCACATGATGTTGGCTTTGTGGACGGCCGTCACACTGGCCCTTTGGTTGTTTCTGGCGTATTCAAAGGCGTACTCAGCGATGCGTCTGCTGGCGTTCTCGGTGATCAGTTTGATGCTCTGAACCACTCCGTCCACGATCTACAACAGGTGACAGGAGAGCTTCAGAGCAGAAAGGTGACAAGAAAACAACTCAGATCACAGACTGGGATCGGGGTTCCCACTCCCAACACATTTCCAGGACTCTTCCACACATTAGAGGCTCGGTCATGGACGCTGTGGACCCGATGGGGCAGTCTACGAGGAGATTTTACTGAACCTCAAGTCTTCAAAACTGTTTTCGCGGTTCAACAGCAGATTTCAATTTCAGGAGTTAAACACACTAAACCTGGACACTGACTGATGATTTGGGCATTTTCTCGTGTCTATGGCGGAAGTTACATCCAATTAAAGAACAATTTAGGCTGCAGTAAAATGAGTAAAGCAGCTTAGACCTTTGTTTTGCAGCTGAACAGCTCTGCATTTAGAGAATATTACATGCCGGTTTCCCATGATACTCTGTATAGTGTCCTATAGGTTTTTCTAGAATATCCACAGAGAGGATGTCAGTGTGAATCTGTTGAAGGATTTAGAAAGAAATTGctgaattttgaaattttcaacCAACTCTGCACTTTACAGGTGTGGTTCACCTGTACAATGTCACTACGACAGACACAAACGTCTTATATCATATTTTCTAACTGAAACTGACGGCTTCATTTATAAGTTCTGTGGCTCAGAGGGTCACTCACTCAGAAAGCCTTCAGAGTTTTAATGGAGCACAGTTCGGTGATTTTGACAGCAGTCGCTCCAGGAGCAAACATCTGGATCTAGAGCTGAATACGACACCTGTTATTAtaatcaaaaatctgtggacTGGTCCTGATTTCCTGCGATGGGAGCAAATGAACCAAGGTATCCATGATAAAAAGTAGCCTGTAGCTTCGGTTAATCATATGAGAGCACTGCCCCCTTTCAGAGTCAGGCTGCAGACTCCTCTCAGCGTCAGCCATTTACTGCCATGTTACTGTCGGAGTTTTTAAACCTTCTAAATGTAGATTTAGCATCTAGAACTGATTACTGCATATTTCTTCACTGAGGTCCGGGGATGTGTGTTGAGAACATCAGACCTTAGTATAATTCTCAGCGGATTGTAGATGTATGTTCGTACACAAATCTAATACTTTTTGCTTTCTAAGAATTGGCGCCATTATTTAAAGTTACTGCCAGAGACATAAAGTTACTGAAGGGAATGGCAACTGGTCAAACAGATAAATCAGCTTCTGGAAAACAGCCATTATCAGCTGCTGGAGGAATCTGTTTTCATCAGGAGGATATAATCTCAACAGTCATTAGTTCACTCGTCAATTCGTCCCTCATCACAttacttcatttttgttttaaaatgaaactttgtgtagtttttcttatttgtgaaaaaaaagctgtgaacaaatctttttttgacagttttatctTTTCCACAGCCACAATGAGAAAAGAAGCATCTAAATGTTCCGTATCACAGCTCtcaatttggttttatttgggTGAACTAACCCTTTAACGGGTGCCTGCCATtacgtgtttgtgtttgtgtttaaacgTGTCCGACCTCTCTCCATACAGCACACGTCCTGCGTCCGGTCCACTCACCACGTGTTCGATGCCGCTGTACTCGCCCTCGGTGTTCTCTCGGATGGTGACCAGGTCGACGTCAGTGTACGGAGTCTTATAGCCCTCAATGGAGACACAGGGGCGCACGTTGGCGTAGAGGTCAAAGGTCTTCCTGAGCAGCAGGTTCATGGAGGGGTGACCTGCAGCGATAGGTGTCTTCAGGGGTCCTGCAGGAGACAGAGTTTCTACTGATGAGGGCTGAACTGACAGAAAACCATCATGGGAGCTAACGAACGCCATCGTGGTGCGACACTGTGCAGCTGGTTTGTTACTTGGTCGTCTTTGGCTTTTacgtcctttttaaaaaaagcttatgCCTTTTCTTTCgcttttgattgattttaacCTGATCTGCCACCCGCCTCGGCCGTGACCACGActtttttatggtatttttatttAGGTCTACCTGTCAGTGGAGTTATCTGTAAATTGCAAGCATGGCTACACAGCTTCAACAAAACATTCAGCGCTTAGAAACTGAACTAAGAAAAAAGGATAAACTTGGGGTTTTCTACCACTGCAACTGCCCAGGCAAAGCACATTTCAGCTTTGGGTGCATCCGGCCGTGGGATGAACAAAAGCACCTCTCTACAACCCTTTGCTGCCCAGCACCTGGATGTCACGCTGCTGTGGTCCAGCTCTCTAACCTAAAGAGGGAGGCCCTCCGTCCCATGGGCGTCTGGTTCTGTCAGCGACCAGTGGCCTACCCTTGCCCGGGCCTGCCCTTCTCCACGCACACAGGAGGCTTGGGTCTCCGTGAAGAACAAACACCGACGGGGTAAGGACTCTTCCTGCCCACCACCGCACCCAGCTATCCGGTCCACTGCTCCGAGGGGGTTGGGAACACCGGCTTCTCCGCTTCAGCTTGACAACTGGTTTGATGAGTTGGAGAACCCAGGGAGACCAACTTCCATACACCAGGAAAAAGTTGGTGCCGTGTCCACTGATTTCTTGCCCCCACTGGCTCCGATCGGCAGGTGTCCTGGCGCTGGAGTGCTGGGCAGCCCAACAAAGCTCTTCAAGGCTGCCGTGGTGCCTTCCCTGGGCCTCATCCCTCCCGGCGTGGTACCATCACCACTGCTCTGCCTCCCAGGAGGATTGAACAGGTTACACCTGgaatcacccccccccccccccacgtaGAAACTCCCGCCACGGAATCCCCTGCTCTGACGATGCTGATCACGAATGAGCGTCGGCATCGGGCGCCTTAACCCGGCGTTCGGTTCATCCCGCAGCGCCAGTTCTGCTTACCAAAAGTGGCCCACTAGGCGGCTCGCATTCCACTTGATCATCAGGAATGTCCAGAAAAAGTTTGTGAAAACCCCGTGCTTCCCTGTGAAGGATTTGGCTTCTGGAAAACCCTCCCAAAGCAACAAGGCTTGTGACTGATGTCAGTACGAACGGCATCAGAACTGCTGAAACGTGATTTGAGCCTCCTTTTCAACTTGCTGAAAAGTCCAATTCCTACAATGGGCCGTGGGATTGGCCAGTTCTCAGCTTGCACACACGGCTCCACTCTCACTGCTCCACACAAGGACGTTTACTTAGACAATTTAATCTCTTCTGGGAACATTCCTCGTAATTTAGAAAAGATGGACTACACCCGAGCCACCTGGGGTCACGGATGTTAACGGCAAACATTCTCCACAGCGTCCCGGCTACTCCAGGTGAACAAATCACCATGAAAAACACCTTTGCCACTGTGGACACAGACGTGGTCAATTCCCCTCTGCCCAAGGCTTCTTCAAGCTCGGACTCCCCCTACAGGTCTGGACTGTCTCTGGTGCCTCAGTAGATTTTAGTTGTTCATCAGCCAagagtttttattattttttgaatcTCACCATTTTAACCCTGGGGATGTGCACTCTAGAATAAATGTGATTACCAGACCAAGTGAAAACCTGCCTCGTCGGAAAAATAGACCTAATGGCCCTGTCATGAGAAATCTTTTATACACAGACCATTGAAATTATGGTTGAAAACATTGTCCATATGAgatcaaaattaaatacagctgttttcaatgtAAGTGAATTATGTAGCTTTTTGTATAAACTACTGTATTGCTGACAATGAGCTAGACTATTTATTTCTCACTTATTTCTGTTGTATCTATGTTGttaaatttgattgttttttctgttattattaattattattattattattattaattattactaGCTTTTAAAATCTCTGTCTACACTTGTTCTGTCTTATTACCGGCTTATAACCCATGTGTGAATTACTTTGAACTGCACTGACctgtatgaaaggtgctatacaaatcAAGTTTGACCGAAATGTGTAACACACAGCATCCACACACCTTTCAGTCCGATCTTGCTCCTGTCCATTGATTCCTTAGCATCAGGAGGGATCATCCACCGCCCACCGGGTCCTTTTATCGCCGTCAcattcctctcctcccatctgATCGGAGCCTAAAGGACACAATCAAAACCAGCGATTTCTCTCTACGATCCCTGGGAAAACAGAGATGAAActtcttctccctttcttccGTTAGACTCTGGTCACACTCACCTTTGCAGCCTCAAAGATCTTCATGACGGCCGTGGAGATCTCTGGTCCGATCCCATCACCAGGGATCAGTGTGACTGTCTGCATCTggggacggacagacagacagtggctTCACTGCTGCTCACACTGGAGGACGGTTACATAGACTCACCTTATTTATCTgtgtcacgcacacacaggtgcacagcCCACATGGGGTCACTGACcttgtgtgtgactgtcttCACTTTAAGACCTGGGAATGTGACGTGTTGAGCAGACCGACACCTGCTGCTTGTGTCTCCAAAGATGGTCTTTTTAATCTCCTATCTGTGGTGATGTCAGGTCACATGACCTCCTCATAAACGTGGACGTCTGTTTCCAACTTTGATATACTTTGTATATCAGGCTGCATCAACCAATCAGGACCCAGACTTTTTGCCTGTATTTACAACAGCCAGCAACAGCAAGCAGACATTAAGAGACCAGGCTGAAATGGTCAGCAGGGACacctgaaaacactgaaatctcaGAACTACAAATAAAACCTACCACATGAAAAATGCTCCGACTTAAACAAACCAGACCCCAAAAACTCAACATCTAATGATGCTAATTCATTTTCTGCTCACTGACTAATCGATAATTGTTTCAGGACTTCCTGCAACTAACAACTAGTTGATCAATTGATTTTTGTGACGAAGTAGTTCATAGTTTCTTCTGTAAACTGTCACCAGTGAACCCCATCACATGCTCCCAGACTGGGTCTTGTCTCGGACCACCAgctcagaaacacaaagagattcagtttagaACGAGAACGGTGGACAGACTGAAACAGTTTTAACCCTCACTTCATTTCAATAATAAACCAGTGTTGCCGGCTGTGTGGCCTGGTTGGCTGTCACCGGCTCTCTGCAGGGAGTGTTATCTGTATGTGTGGTGTTGGTGCTGGCCTGGGGGACCCTGAACTACTCACCCCTCTGGAAAAGGAAGCTGAAGACAGAGCGGGTCTCCTCACCGCCCCCCCCACCACCTGGGACAGCTGGAGGAGACAACATGAAGGTCACTTCCACACACACGCTCGGAGTCACTGAGCGTTTCAGAGTGGAAACTGGTCAAACACAAACGACGTCTCACATCACTGAACTACACCAGGAACTAACATGTGATCCGTTTTCTACAAAACAGAACCTGACAGGAGAGTCCTGATTAACAGCAGACACACCAAGTCTTAAATGAACCATTACGAGGTCACAAAGTTGTGTTTGGTGGAAGTCTGACAGCAGCTTCGAGAACAAACATTTGTCGATGATTGAATTGAGACTACTACAGTTTAATGTctcgtttttggtttttgttttccaacGTGTTTCACTATTCGTTACTACTGGTGGACAACAGTTCCTAATAAAAAGAGCAGTGAGGTCTGTGAAGGACCCAAAGAAACCAGGATCCTATTCCAGGGCAGAAACATCACTGTTGACCTATTCATGTGTAatttttctctgctttgaacaacactaacaacaaaacattttagtcaCGTCTGTGGTTTGGAACGTTGATCTAAACACCTctggagaaaatgtgaaaatgtgtttcactgtttcagcatcatttatttattcatgaaagGTTAAATCCCAAACCTACCAAAACATGACTAGGAGAGGGTTTAGCAAAAccttttaggaaaaaaaaagaaccttttcttgttttaaatctTCATTTGTCATGCTTCAATGTAATATAAAAAACCTTGTTTCTGCCACACGCTATTCATAGTtagtttagtttcattttaatttgtccatgTATCGTGCTGGACCGAACTTCCTGGTTTTGTATGTTAGGTTAAGCGCGGTATGTGAATTAGACTGAATCCATTCAAATCAATTAAATCTGTAATTATTAATCTTCTGGTGGGTTTCGTGTTTCCCAGAGGCCACTGGCTCCTGAgcttttcacttgttttctACGTGGATTTTGCCCAGAGTGCACAGAACCCTTAAATTGGTTCATTTTTAAAGGTAGTTTGGTGTCGGTGGCTACATCAGAGACTGCGACCGCAGTAGTTTTACGGTCTCGGTAGAAGGTTTGTTGATGGTGGAAACAAACGTGAATAAAGTCGAGAGTGTCCCGGTGTCTCCGGTGGTTAGCTCGGCTCCCCTCACCGACTGTCATCACGGGGAAGGACACACATGAGCAGCTAGCCTGCTAACTGCTAACGGTAGCGAATAAAACCCACTCAGAGAACCTACACAACGACACGGTGACACTAACACGTCAGCTCACACACAACACGCAGCTCACAACGGTTCAACACTCTGTCAGTGGTTTCAGTCCGGTTAAAGAAAGTCTTTTCCTCACCATTGACCTCCACACGCTGCCGGCCATTCTGCACTCCGGGACAAAGATCCTCTGCGAGGCGAGCGCTCACTCCGAGAGAATCCTCCAactcagacagagagacagatagatgtCAGTATAATGAGGAGGAGTCAAGAAAAATGTGCCCTGTGACTGTGATATATTATAACATGAGATCATTATCACTGGTGTAGCTGTTGAGGTGGAGCTACTTTAACCTGTCTTTGACtgcacaaatttgtattttcattacggattatttttcttgattcattaattcattgtttggtttgtaaaaaaagtgtttgttttgtccgaagctcaaattaataacaataatttaaaataatccaaAGCAGGAGCAGCAAATCTCCACAtgtgagaagctgcaaccatgAAAAATTTGGAATTTGTACGTGAAAACTGACTTTAACAGTTATCAGAATAGTTTACAGTTCATTTTCCGTAAATCAACTAATCTTGTCAGCAGTACTTTAATAAATTTTTATCCTCATCTATAGCAAAGCATCAAATTTTATAAAGTATCcatgtgttttgaatgtaaaaatcttaatttgttgACCAACCAGTtactaaaactttaaaataaatgtgatgcAGTAAAAAGTTCCatctttccctctgaaatgttgtggagCAGAAATATTAAGTAGCATGAAgaggaaatattaaaatacctcaaatttgtactaaagtacagtacttgggTAAATGGAGTGACTTTCCTGCACTGGTTAAATGGACtcaaattaatgataaaatcctcattacaaataatttttgacacaatttatatttaatttttgtgtctTATATTCACTGTTTGTGTCATTATTGTGTATATAaactttataatttatttatttttattttttcctttttttattaaattaaaaaaaaaaacatttttattaaaaatccaatttatgtgaaatgtatattttgataTGCTCGTTAATGTTTGAATGTTGACTTTAAATTAAAGGACATTGTAGTGATTCAACGTTGAGAAAATAGACGATCTTTGGTGCAGAGGAATGGGTGGCGGCACCGGCGGCAGGGTGACGTCAGTGCAGCGTCGATGGTGCGGGTTGCCATggtttgaagatttttttaaagatctcAAAGTTTAATGACACCGTGTAACTTAGTTTACAGTTTTATTGCCCAGAACAGTATTACAGTGTAGTGCTGCATCACAGTGTTAcaatacagtattacagtacaTTGTTACAGGACAGTATTGCAGTACAGTGTTACAGGACAGTATTGCAGTACAGTGTTACAGTACATCCCTACAGTACAGTTTTATAGTACAGTGCTTCAGAACAGTGTTACAGGACAGTGTTGCATTGAATTAGAAAGAGTCATACACCACCTGAACAACAGCTGTGCACCTGTGGCTCTGACACAGAATATAGTAAAAGTGCTGTTATATtcttaaatacatttgaaataaacCCCAAAGATCTCAGCATCACTGCGTTAGACAGTTTCATAAATTTGTTGACAGAATTGCACATGAAATATCGTCTGGAcccagtgtttttatttgatcatgaATAGTTATTTAACACTTGTGTTGTGAAATTTCGccaataaactaaataaatatcgtgatcatttattgaaatattaaaagtaattttagatgtttttttctgtgtttagctACATGATTATTGACTTTACTTAGCAATTAGGCACAGATGGACTTCAGCACACAGTTTATTGCTGTCAGATGATCTACGGTGTATTGTGACGGTAAGGTCAACTTCGCCTCTTTATCCCATTTCCACCCAGAGACACTTGAATGTTACTACCTCCATGAAAGCTGTGTTTCACGGGCAgcacctgaaggcagcaggCTGCTCCCCGCAACGCCTCCTCACCGCTGAGGCGTCAAAATCACCTTTTCCTCTGCAGCTCAGAGCTCCGCGGCGACCGGGAGCAGAATCAAACCCGGATCGGGAGTGTGGATGAATGTGTCGAGACCACCTGCTGGACCGGAACGTGTCGTCCTGAATGGAATTAAACGGATCTGAAATCAGCAGTAACCTCCAGTGTGATGCAGCCGTGTGATGGGAGAATCAGCCGAGCAGGATGGGCAACAAGCAGACAACCTTCACCGATGAGCAGCTGGAAGCGTATCAGGTGACAATTTGAACCGCGCCGACACGGGTTAATCCCGCAAACACAATCACATTCATCCGATCAGAGTCGGGATTTGCTCAGGGGTGATGCATTTTACAGAAACACCTCAATTAAGAAAAACCGCTTTTCCTTCCCTGGTCAGCAGGAGATAGAGCAGAGCAGCCAGGACAGGGTGTCTCTCCTAttgctgattggctgagctCCAGCCTCTCTCTGCATCCTGCTGGatttgatgctgctgctgccgctgctgctgctgctgtcctgcTGACTGATGGTGTGAAAGCAGATCCTCCCTGTGGATCAGCAGCCCTCTGACTCTCTCTGCCTCAACACCCGGCTCCGTCAGCAtctgatttctgtttgtttgcttatttgCAGGACTGCACCTTCTTCACCCGGAAAGAAATCCTGCGGTGAGTTATCGGCAAATATTCTCACAGCACACCTTCATCACCAGAGAGTCAGAGAGTCGACTGCTTGGAGTTACCTACATCTCTGTCACTGGAAGGACGTTGAGGCCGCGGCTCTTTGTAGCATCTGATTCAACCATCTCTGCTCCGGGTTTATTTACCGCAttctctgtaaaaaaacaaaaaaacaaaacaaaaacttatttCCACCAACATTTATCAAGATGGAGACAGAAACTCAAAGtctacattaaaaaatatattagaaaaTAGAGCTCAGACTGCATCACAGGAAGGGCGGAGAACTACAAAACTACCTCATATACAGGATAGAGAACTACAAAACTACATCATACCGGATAGAGAACCAAAAAACTACATCATATACAGGAAAGGTATAGAACTACAAATTCCATCATATAAAGGAAGGATAGAGTactacaaaaatacagaataggAAGGCCAGAGAACTACAAAACTAAGTCATATACATATGGAAAGAGAACTACAAAACTACATCATATGCATGATAGAGAActacaaaaatacataatatacagGAAAGATAGGAATTACAAAACTACATCTCATACAGGAAAGATAGAGAACTACAAAACTACA includes:
- the LOC120794211 gene encoding isocitrate dehydrogenase [NAD] subunit alpha, mitochondrial isoform X1 is translated as MAGSVWRSMLSQVVGGAVRRPALSSASFSRGMQTVTLIPGDGIGPEISTAVMKIFEAAKAPIRWEERNVTAIKGPGGRWMIPPDAKESMDRSKIGLKGPLKTPIAAGHPSMNLLLRKTFDLYANVRPCVSIEGYKTPYTDVDLVTIRENTEGEYSGIEHVIVDGVVQSIKLITENASRRIAEYAFEYARNNQRASVTAVHKANIMRMSDGLFLRKCREVAENYKDIKFTEMYLDTVCLNMVQDPTQFDVLVMPNLYGDILSDLCAGLIGGLGVTPSGNIGANGVAIFESVHGTAPDIAGMDMANPTALLLSAVMMLRHMGLHDHGNRIQTACFDTIRDKKVLTKDLGGNSKCSEFTAEICRRIQDLA
- the LOC120794211 gene encoding isocitrate dehydrogenase [NAD] subunit alpha, mitochondrial isoform X2 — protein: MQTVTLIPGDGIGPEISTAVMKIFEAAKAPIRWEERNVTAIKGPGGRWMIPPDAKESMDRSKIGLKGPLKTPIAAGHPSMNLLLRKTFDLYANVRPCVSIEGYKTPYTDVDLVTIRENTEGEYSGIEHVIVDGVVQSIKLITENASRRIAEYAFEYARNNQRASVTAVHKANIMRMSDGLFLRKCREVAENYKDIKFTEMYLDTVCLNMVQDPTQFDVLVMPNLYGDILSDLCAGLIGGLGVTPSGNIGANGVAIFESVHGTAPDIAGMDMANPTALLLSAVMMLRHMGLHDHGNRIQTACFDTIRDKKVLTKDLGGNSKCSEFTAEICRRIQDLA